TGATTATTTTAAAATGTTATAATATTAAAATTCATTTCTAAAGGTTTTAGTTTCTGCATTAAAAGCGGGATTAACTGGTCGCCTTTTTCTAAATAAAATTCAGAAAAATTGTTTTGGCGTTCCTGTAAACTGTTATTTGGGAACAATTCACACTGCAGATCGATTACACGCTGTAACTGATCGTTTAGTTTTCTTTTCTGCGCTTTTAATAAACGTTTCTCTAAATTTTCTAAACCTTTAATCTGTTTTACTTCCTGGGCTTTTACCGCTCCTGAAAATGATTTATCAGTTTGATTGGCCAGATTGTAAAGATATTCAAATTGTGTTTTCAGCGTTTCTTTTTGCGGTGTTAAATCAATTGGGAAAGCCGAAATTTTGTGTGTAATCTCGTTTACTAAATTTTCCTGTTTGGTAAACAAATCTTTCCAGCTCAAATTTAAATTATCGGCTTTCTTAGCTTGTTTTTCGGCTGCCAGAAGAACCGAATTACGAACTAAAAGCATCGGGAAAGTAACTTTTACGGCATCAAAAAATGATTTCAATTCCAGCCAGTATGCAATTTCTCCGCCTCCGCCAATGTAACATAAATTTGGAAGGATTATTTCCTGATATAAAGGACGCATAATTACATTTGGACTGAATTTCTCCGGATTACTGTTTAATAATTTTAGAATTTCTTCTTTAGAAAATGAGATTTTAGTATTGTTTACATGATATCTTTCATTTTCATAAATAATTCGTTCACGAATATCGTCTTCGATATAAAATAAATTGATTTCCCTCGGATTTACCTGAATAGTATAATCTTTAAGGTCTTCAATTGTTTTTTGAACAGCCTGAAATGATGTTTGGTTTTCTAATTCTTCTTTGATGTACGGAATAAAAGCCTGCTTTAAATTTGAATCGTCAGCATCGATAATAACCAAACCATGATTTGCAAATAAGGCATTGGCTAAAAAACGGGTTGCATCAGCCAGTTTATCGTGTTTTAAATAAGCATCTTCAAAAAGTTTTTTTAAAGTATTGGCATTCGTGCTTGATCCTAATTCCAGCGAATAAATTTCGAAAAATTCAGCTAAACCTTCAGTTGAAAGTCTTCCCACAGGGCCGTTACTTTCTTTATTCCATCTGAATTTTTTTCCTTTAAAATTAAAGTAATTGATCTCTTCAAAATCATGATCTTCAGTCGCCATCCAGTAAATTGGAATAAAATTATCCGAAGGATATTTAGCTTTTAATTCTTTAGTTAAATTGATTGTAGAAATGATTTTATACAAAAAATACAACGGTCCGCTGAATAAATTTAATTGATGCCCGGTTGTTACCGTATAGGTGTTTTCCAGAGCCAAAAGCTCGATATTTTGTCTGGTAGATTCCGAAATTTCAATGTGGTGATATTGTTTTCTTAGAGTTTCAACCAGCGGGATTCGGTTGTTATTGTCAAAACTGGCATGTTTTTCCTCAATTTGTTTTTCGAAATTTTCCAGTGTTGGAAAATGGTTATATAAAGATTGTAAGGCTGGTTTTTGATCTAAATAATCTTGTATCAAGGTAGAGAAATATCCTGAATTTTGGTAGCTGATACAGTCGGTAGGCATAATTTTAGATTTATTTTTGAAAGCTGTAAATTTAATGAAAATATGCAGTTAAAAATGTTTTTAACGATTGCTTATGATTTGTTTTTTGTTCAGT
This portion of the Flavobacterium gelatinilyticum genome encodes:
- the bshC gene encoding bacillithiol biosynthesis cysteine-adding enzyme BshC — translated: MPTDCISYQNSGYFSTLIQDYLDQKPALQSLYNHFPTLENFEKQIEEKHASFDNNNRIPLVETLRKQYHHIEISESTRQNIELLALENTYTVTTGHQLNLFSGPLYFLYKIISTINLTKELKAKYPSDNFIPIYWMATEDHDFEEINYFNFKGKKFRWNKESNGPVGRLSTEGLAEFFEIYSLELGSSTNANTLKKLFEDAYLKHDKLADATRFLANALFANHGLVIIDADDSNLKQAFIPYIKEELENQTSFQAVQKTIEDLKDYTIQVNPREINLFYIEDDIRERIIYENERYHVNNTKISFSKEEILKLLNSNPEKFSPNVIMRPLYQEIILPNLCYIGGGGEIAYWLELKSFFDAVKVTFPMLLVRNSVLLAAEKQAKKADNLNLSWKDLFTKQENLVNEITHKISAFPIDLTPQKETLKTQFEYLYNLANQTDKSFSGAVKAQEVKQIKGLENLEKRLLKAQKRKLNDQLQRVIDLQCELFPNNSLQERQNNFSEFYLEKGDQLIPLLMQKLKPLEMNFNIITF